The stretch of DNA GGAGGAAGACGTTGAGCTTCTCCGATCCGAGGACCTGCTGAAGAATCACTCCATCGCCACCGGCGGCAGGAGCGGGAGCAGCAGCATCGGCAGGAGCCGCGTCATCGGCAGGAGCGGCCGCGTCATCGCCAGGCAGCACGAAGCCACCGGCACCACCGAAGGGATCGGAGGAGCCTGCACCGGCATCCGGCTGGGCTTCTTCGGTCTTCTCGAAGTTGCCATCGGCGGAAGTCGGGGCGACCTGCCTCTCATTCACGATACGGATCGAGCGCACCACATAGTAGTGGGTCTTCGAATCATCGAGCGAGGAGAGGAACTTGCGGACGGAAGCCTCGGTGCCATTGAAGGCGATCTCGACCGGCAGGGCGCGGTAAGACTTGCCTTTCGCATCGAAGGGCTTCGCACCAGCCTTCTCTTCATCAAGCTGCGGGCGGTGGATGTTCAGGAGCTTGGCCGGCGTTGCAGCAGCCAGATTCGCCATGAGCTCGCTGAGGGCCTCAAGCTGGTAGGTCAGGATGCCGGTGGCACCCCGCTCCGGCGGAGAGGTGGTGTAGGCTTCCATGCCGAGGAAGAACTCCGCAGGCACTTCGGTCGGGGTCGGAAGGATCTCCGCGAAGGCCTTGGAGGCGACCTCCTTCGCCTTCAGCAGCGTGTCGCTGAAGGCGGCGGGATCGACATTCGCCGGGGTCGGCGTGCGGAATTTCTCGAAAGCAGCCTGCATGTCCTCCACCGACTTCTTGTAGTCGGCGACTGCCTTCTTCTTGGCCTGGAGGTTGTCTTCGCTCGGATAGACCTTGCCACCAGCCATGAGGTCCACCTCATCGGCGGCGGAGGTGTATTCCTCCTTGGCAGTGGAGTAGTCGCCGGAAGCCTTGATGCCCCAGAAGATGAGGCCCGCGGCAGCGACTGCGGTGATGCCGCCCAATCCGGCGGCGAAACGGTTTTCCTGGATCCAGCTCATGGTCGAGGCGTGTTGAAAGGGGTTTTAAAGAGTTGAATCACTTGATGGGAACCTCGCGGGAAAGCGGGATTACGACTTCGAACGGAGCGGCGAAATCCGAAGAGGCCGGAGCACTCTCGAGCTTCGGAACGAGCTTCGAGTCTTCGAGATCGACGACGGTGACTTTCTTGGTCTTCGGATCGATCTGGTCGACAGTGAAACGGAGGTGCAAGGGCTCCTTGCGAAGGCGGCCGATCAGTTCATAGACCAGATTGCTACCTTTGGGATTCCCCTCGCCCGCGCGCCAGAAGCCGCGAAGGCGGATGGCATTTGCAGTGGGAGTGATCTCCGGTGCCGGAGCGGCATTCCGCGGTGCATTGCGGGCAGGAGCCGGTGCCTCCACCTTGATGCCCTCAAGGCCGCTGACGCCGTATCCCAACGTGTAGAACTCGCCCTTCACCGTGGACTTCGACTTCTTGAGGTCGTCGGCAGTACCAAGCGGGTTGTAATTGAAGACGGGATCGAAGTCGGTGATCCAAGCGGAGTCGCTGGCGAAACCGGCCTGAATCTCCTGGATCAGCTCGAGCCAGAAGGTGCGATCGGCCTCCGAGCTGGTGAACTGGGTGGCAAGCGCGACGAGCTGCTCCTGCTTCTTGAACTCCGAGGAAATCGGGCCCGCGATGCTGGTGAGCTGCTCCTTCTGCTCGGTCATCTTGCTGGCCTCTTCCTTCGCCTTCGAGGCGGCGACGGTGGTGAGACCGGCCCAGGCACCGAGGCCGATGAGCAGGGCTGCAGCGGCACCGATGAAGAACGGCTTCTGCTTCTCGGCGAGGCGGGCGGCCTGGACCTTCGTCGGGACGAGGTCGATATTGACGGACGACTTGCCGGTGGCGCGGAGGCCGAGGCCGATGAGCTCACCCATGAGGTGCGCCTCGCGGCCGAGCTTGTCGGTATCGACGCCCTTGCCCACGGCGATGGCGCCGACGGGATTGAAGAACTCGACGGGCAGGTGGAGCTTTTCTTCGAAGAACTCCTTCGTGTAGGGCAGGTTCGCGCCACCACCGGCGAGGATGATGCGCTTCGGCGCATTACCACCCTGCTGGCTGCGGTAGTAGTTCGTGGTGCGGGCGATCTCCGAGGGGAGCTGGCCCAGCGCATTGCGGATGGTGGTGGCCAGGGCAGCGGTCGTTTCGTCGAGCTGCTCGGTGTGGCCGCCGCCGAGGGCGACGAGACCGCCGTGGGTCTTGTGGCCTTCCGCATCGGCGAAGGAAACGCCGTACTCCTTCGAGATGGCGGAGGTGATGGAGACGCCGCCGCGGTTCACGCTGCGGGTGAAGAAGCGCTTGCCCTCGATGTAGAGCAGGTCGGTGGACTTCGCGCCGATGTCGATGAGCAGGATGGGCTCGTCCACGCCCGGATAGGCGGCGCGGAAGGCATTGTAGAGGGCCATCGGGGCCACATCCACCTCGGCGGTGGCGAGGCCGGTGCCGGTGACGGACTCATTGAGCTCGTCGAGCGACTCCGCCTTCATGGCGACGATCACGACTTCCTTTTCGCCGGCGCTTTCGAGGATCTCGTAGTCCCAGACCACCTCGCTGAGGGGGAAGGGCACGTGCTGCTGCGCCTCGAAGGTGACGAGCTGCTCGATATCGTCATCGCCGAGCGGCGGGAGCTTCACGAAGCGGGTGAAGACGGACTGGCCGGAGACCGCGTAGCGGACCTTTGCCTTGCCGGCCTTCAGCCGCTGGGTGAGCTGGCCGATGGCGTAGCCGATCTGGGCCGGGCGGGATGCTTCAGTGGCGGGATCGGCGAGGATCACCTCGCTGTCATATGCCTTGAGAACGAGGCCGCCGGATTTCGACGGTTCGAACACGGCCATGCTCACGCGCTGGGAGCCGATATTGAGTGCGATAGAGGACTGTGTGTCAGCCATGACGGGCTTTGTAAAAAACGGGGTTTTGGCGTCGGGGACCGGGGACGCGAAGGAAAATTAGCGCTCCTTCTGGATCTCGGCGTAGCGATCCCACCAGAGCATGGAGAACGGGGTCTCGTCCTTGTTGAGGAGCGGGAACTTGTCGCTCTGGTCGGAAAGGCTGCCGGCATTCCACCAGCCGACCTTTTCCTTCTCGGCGGCTTCGCCGACCTTCACTCCATCGACGAGCACTTCCACGCCCACGGCGCGGACGGCGCTCTTGCCGGCCTTGTCCTTGCCGGTCAGGCGCTTGATGGCGGACGGCGACATGTAAACGGAGCTGAAGATCTCCTCATCGATGGGGACATTGATGTGGTTGATGGTCTTCGAGAGCTTGATCACGCCCTTGCCGTCGGGATTCGCCATCGCGACATACCACTTCACGGTCACCTGGTTGATGAAGCCGATCTTCTTCTGCTCGGCGTTGCCAGCGGGGATCTTGATGCCCACTTCAACTTCGAGCCAGTCCTTGGGGCGGAAGCTCTTGGCCTTGCCGGTGTTGACTTCCGGCGAAGGGATGTCGTCGAAAACGAGGGTGCCCACGTTCGCCTTCGTTTGGGCGGAAGCGGGTGCCGCCATGAAGGCGAGCGCGGCAAAGGAGGCAGCGATGGCGGCGAGCGCCGGCCTACGGAACAGACTGTGACGATGTTTCATGGTGGGCTTTCTGTTTTTGGAGAACTAGGGAATGGCTCCGGGTATTGACCAGAGAAAATCGCGCCGCGTGCTAGAAAAATCCATCACGTATTTACATCGGAGACGCGGAGCATCGACCACCGCGGTTGACAGCCATGCGGGCCGCCGTTTCTGCTTCCCGGGTGAGCCACGCGCAATGGATTCTGGACCCCGCGAAGCCGCGGGTGGTGGGGAGTTTCGGAAATGTGGATAGCCTCGTCGCGACGACTAACAAGGAGGCCGAAGAGGCGTGCGATCTGGTGGAGATCCGGCTGGATCTTTTGGAGAATCCGGCGGCGCGTCCGTGGGCGCATCTGGCGGGTATACCAATGCTTTTCACTGCACGACGCGGGGACGAGGGCGGCGCGGGCGACCTGACGGCGGCGCAGCGGTCCGGGCTGCTGGAGGCGGTGCTCGCCGAGGCGGCGCTGGTGGATGTGGAGCTGGTGTCCGCGGGGACCGGGGAGATGGCCGGGGCTCTGGAAGCGACTGCGGGCCAAGGAGTGCCGTGGGTGGCCTCGTGGCATGATTTCGAGGGCCGGGCGGATTCCTACGGGAAGATCCCGGCGATGGCGGAGCAGGCGGCGGCAGCGGGCGCGGCGTGTTTCAAAGCGGCGATCCGGCTGCATGAGATGGCGGATCTGGAGAGACTGGCGGGCCTGCTTCAAATGAAGCATCCCCTGCCCCTCTCGCTGATGGGGATGGGGCCGCTGGCACCGGTGTCGCGGTTGCTGTGTGCGCAGTACGGGTCGGTTTTGAATTACGGCTATATCGGGAATGCGCCGACGGCACCGGGGCAGTGGAGCGCGCGGTTGCTGAAGGAGGCAGTGGGGGTGTCGGTGATAGGGTGCGGGGGGTGATAGTGCCGGGGAATTTTCGGCCCGTCCGATTTCGAATGCCCTGTGGATCACGGCGAGTCCATAGGGCCAAAGGCCCGGGCATCGCCCGGGGTAGGTGATCCGATGGGGATTTGCGGTCTGTAGGGCCGTGACCGGTGAAGACCAAGCGCGAGTCGTGGTAATCCGGCGAAGGCGGGCCTGACACTTATCGCGGACCTTTGGCCCGCCACTTTCGTCTGCATCCAACCCGGGCCGTTGGCCCGGGCTTAGGAATGGCCGGGCCTTTGGCCCTTTTGAACCGTGGCCCTTTTGAACCGCAGCTCTTTGGAGCAGTGAGATCTTGGAACCGCTTATTTCACGGGAGTCGTCGGAGCGGGCTTTGCACTTGCCGGCTGAAGCCAGCACTCCGCCTGCGGCAGCCAAGACAATCACTCCCCCGCCCTCACTGGACGATCTCGACGGGTGCCTTTGGCAGGGCGTCGAGGAAGAGGCGGCCGTAGCGCTTGGTGAGGATGCGGTTGTCGAGGATGCTGACGAGGCCGCTGTCCTTGGCCGTGCGGATGAGGCGGCCGACTCCCTGGCGGAGCTTCAGGATGGCCTCGGGGACGGAGTAGTCCATGAAGGGATTTCCCCCCTCGGCCTCGAGCGCCTCGAGGCGGGACTGGGTGAGCGGGTGATCCGGCACGGCGAAGGGCAGGCGCGTGACGACCACATTCGACAGGGTCTCCCCGGGTACGTCCACGCCGGTCCAGAAGCTATCCGTGCCGAAGAGGACGCTGTGCACATCCCGGCGGAACTCCTCCACCATGCGATGCCGCGGCATGCCATCTCCCTGCACTAACAGCCGCCAGCCATTTCCCTCGAAGTGTGCCTTCAACTTCTCCGCGGCATCCCGCATGGTGCGGTAGCTGGTGAAGAGCACGAAGGCCTTGCCCTCGCTGGCTTCCACGGCGGCACGGATCGCATCCACCAGCGCCCGGCCATACTGCGGGCTGGTGGGTTCCGGCATGTTCTTCCAGATACGGATCTTCATCTGCCGCTCGAAGTCGAACGGGCTGCCAATGCACAGCGGCGGCACATCTTCCGCACCGACGCGGCCGCGGAACCACCCGAGCAGCGGATCCCCCACCCCGAGCGTGGCGCTGGTCATGATGCAGCTCTTCCCCTCGCCGAAGAGGATGGAGCGCAGCCGGTCCGCGACGTGGATGGGCGCGGCGTGGAGGGAAAAAAGGCTCTCGTCGCGACCGGAGCGCTCGATCCAGTGGACGGTATCGTCATTGCTCTGGTCGAGGAAGCACCCGATCGCCCCGTGGGCCTCGCGTAGCTTCCGCGAGGCGTCGAGCAGCTCGGCCTTCGTCGTCTCGCTGTCCACGTCGGCGGCGAGGGCGTCGATCTCCTGCCAGAGCTTCCGCAGCGGCTCGGCGGCACGGTTTGGCACCAGCTCCGGGGCACGGACGCGCCATTCCTTCGAGTACTGGCCGAAGGTGGCGGCGTGGCCGAGGTCGCCGAAGAATTCGTCGGCAGCCTTCAGCGCCTCCTCCACGGCGAAGAGCACGGAGGACTTCCGGAAGGGACGCAGCACGCCCTTCTTCGTCCGCGGATTGTAGAGCCGCTGGAGATCGAAGCGCATGCCCGCCTGGCTCACGCGCAGGCCGAGCTGCACGGCGGCCACCTGCTCGAGCGTGTGGGCCTCGTCGAGAACAACGAAGTCATTCGGGAAAAGGAACCCGGATGGCCGCTCCTGCTCCAGATTGTCCCCCGTATCCAGCAGCGCGAAGAAGAGGGTGTGATTCACCACCACCAGCTTCGCGTCCGCGGCGGCCTTTCGCGCTTCCTGGAAGAAGCAATTCCCCCGCGGGCCGCAGTAGCGTGCGGTGCAGATGTGGGGCTCCGAGCAGACCTGCAGCCAGATCTTCATGGAGGGCTGGAATTCCAGGTCGCTCAGCGTGCCATCCCGCGTGGACTCGGCCCAGCGGCGGATCTGCTCCAGCTCCTCGTTTTCCGTGGAGGTGAAAAGGTCGCCGGATTGCTCGAAGGCGCGCTTCAGCCGGGCGGGGCAGAGGTAGTTTTGCCGGCCCTTCAGCAGCACCGCGGGCAGTTCCTCGCCGAGCAGCTTGCGGACGATGGGGATGTCCTTGCGGATGAGCTGCTCCTGAAGATTGATCGTGTGGGTGGAGATGATCGCCTTTCGCCCGGTCTGGAGGGCGTAGCGGGCGGCGGGGATGAGGTAGGCGAGCGACTTCCCTACGCCAGTGCCCGCCTCGGCGACCAGGCAGCGCTTTTCCACGAGCGCCTGCGCCACGGCCGTGGCAAGCTGCTGCTGCTCCCGCCGGAACTCGAAGTCGCGGGACTTCGAGAGCCTGCCCTCGCTGGAAAAGGCCAGCGCGATCTCCTCGACGAAGGCATCGGGCATCGGCTGTCCCTCGAGGGTGGAAATCATGCGGACCGCATTGCGCCGGGAGGAGGGGGGAATGCCAAGCGCCAATGCGTTGTGATGGGGTGATTGGGGGGAAATGAGGGATTGGGATATTGAGCGATTGGGAGAGGGAGGGAGGACATCAGGGGGACAGACTTTCGTTCGTTTCGTTGTCGATCCAGTTGCATCCGAGGAGGCGGGCCGTTCCCGGGGGCACACGGTTTCCAGCAGCAGTCGGGGACCATTCGGGCCGGTCTGATGACCGGCGCTCCCGGGGCGGGAAGCCTCCGGGGCCTTTCCCATGCTCTATCCCCTTAATTTCCCAATCCCTGAATCCGCCAATCTCCCACTCCTCTCCCCTGCTTGATTTCAACAGGAACCGACGGCCTTTACAAACGACCGTTCCATCGCATGCTCCGGACTTCGCTTCGTCGCCATGCCGCGCTTTCTCGTTCCCCTGCTCCTCGCCCTCGGTGGCGTGCTGCTCGCCCTGAAGATCGGGCCGACCGAGCAGGCGGCCGTCCAGCAGCAGTTGGAAAACTTCCCCGACGTGCAGGCAAAGGCGCACCTGATGCGACCGGTCATCGCCGTCTTCCTGTGTTTCCTCCCGGCGATCGGCGGAGTGCTCTACTACGCGGGTGACACGCTGGCGCGGTATGTGAGCCGGCAATTCGTGTCGAATTTCCTGATCTGCATCCTCGGCCTGCTGGCGGTGTGGCTGCTGACCGACCTGGGCGACAACATCGACGACCTGAAGGACAGCAAGAATGTGGCGGGGTTTGCCCTGCAGCTCTACCTGGCGCGGATGCCGGAGGTGCTGGTGACGCTGCTGCCATACTCGCTGATGCTGTCCGTGCTCTACAGCCTGGGCCTGCTGTCGCGCTCGCGGGAGATCGTGGCGATGATCCAGACGGGACGCGGCCTGACGCGGCTGACGATGCCATTCTTCGTCGGTGGAGTGCTGGCAGCGCTGCTGTGCGCGGGGCTGAACTACCAGTGGGCCCCCGCCGCCGTGGGCGCGGAAAAGGCCATCCTGCGCAAGGCAAAGGGCCAGGACAGCGTGGCCGAGCCGAACATCCGCTACCGCAACCACGACGATCGCCGCCTGTGGATGATCGGCTCCTTCCCCGCCGACTACCAGATCGGCGCGCCGCTCCAGCGCGTGACCGTGATCCAGGAAAACCCGAACGGTTCGATCGCCCGGATCATCTCCGCCAAGACCGCCGCGTGGTCCCCGCTGACGCGCGACTGGTCCTTCACCGAGCCGCGCGTGGCCGAGTGCACCACGGGCACCTCGCCGGATGGCCAAGCCCCGGATTTCACGAAGAACCCGCCGTCCGACCCGCTGGTGGTGAAGGGCTGGAGCGAGGTCCCCGCCCAACTCATCCGCCCCGGCCTACCCGCCGGACAGCTCGGCATCCCGGATCTGAATGATTGGCTGACGGCAAACCCGCAGGGCACCTGGGCAAGCCGCGGCGGCCACCTGACGCAGTGGCACTACCGCTGGGCGCAGCCGGTGAATTGCATCATCGTGGTGATGCTGGCCGTGCCGCTCGGGGTGGTATTCAGCCGCCGCGGGGCCGGTGGCGGCGTGGCCGTGGCGGTCTTCCTCTGCGCAGGCATGCTCTTCGTCTCGAATGTCTGCCTGGCCCTCGGCGACTCCAGCCACATGAAGCCGGCGCTGGCCGCGTGGCTGCCAAATGCGATCTTCGGCGGGGTGGCGATCTTCCTCTTCCAGCGCCGCATCTCCGGCCGCCCGATCTACCAGACGCTGCGGAAGATCATCCCTGCTGCTGCCTAGGAATTGGGAAATTGAGAGAATTGGAGATTGGGTTTTTCCAACGGACCCAATTTCCCTAATCACCCGATGTCCCAATTTCCGTAACAAATGGCCCTCCAAGAATCCTGGCACATCCGCTCCCGCTCCCGTTCCTGCGCTGCCACCGAGCGCTCGTTTGACGATGGCGAGGCGATCATGACGGCGCTCTTCCCCGATCCGGAGTCCTCGGGCTACCTGCGGAAGGACTACTGCCTCGCCTCTTGGAAGGCCCGCACCACGGAGGACGAGAAGCCGCTGTCCTTCTGGAAAACCATCTACCACGCGCCCGTGGCGGGTGAGAAAAAGGAGGACGTCTTCAAGAAGGAGAGCCCGGAGGAACTGCTGCGCCGCCTGGTGGAGGAGGACGAGGACCACACCGAGAACGTCCGCTACATCCTGGCCGTGATGCTGGAGCGGCGGAAGATCCTCCGCGAGACCGATACCCAGCGCACCCCCACCGGCATCCTGCGCGTGTATGAGCACCGCAAGCTCGGCGACCTTTTCATCGTCCGCGACCCGGACATCCCGCTTTCCCAAGTGGAAACCGTACAGCAGGAAGTCTTCGACCTGCTGGAAAACGGCGGCCGCGTCGCCGGACCGGAAGAGGAAGAAACCCCTCGAGTCCCCGAGGGCGAAGTGACCGCCCAGCAAGCGGAAGCCGAGGCAGAAGCCGAAGCGATCGCCGCCGCCGAAGAGCCAACCGAAGACTCCGCCCCCGATCTCGACGCTCTAACAGAAATCCCCGTCGCTGAGGAAGCTGAGGAAGCTGAGGAAGCTGAGGAAGACGAGGAAGACGAGGAAGACGAGGAAGACGAGGAAGACGAGGAAGACGCCAGCGAGGCTGAGAAGAAGGCGTGACGCCTATGGAAACTTGGAAAGGAGCGCTTCAGAGAAGACCGCTCCCAAGTGCTTTCTGCTCAGAAAGTCCGACCGCTAAAAACGCGAAAGGACGCGAAATTTGTTAGAGCCGGATTCTCTTCCTGCCTTTCAGATTTCGCGCATTTTCGCGTTTTTCGCGGTCTCACGAAAGGCCGCAACAAGCATCGCGGCGCACTCCATCCACGATGCCCGGGATGGGGCATTGGCATTGCAAGCGAAGTAGCACGCCTCCCCCACCCTACCGGGTTGAAAAATGCACTCTCCCGGATGCGCGCTGCTCGATTTCGTGCCACCTGCAACCCTCGCACAATACGTTAAACGACTGGAAACCAATGACCGGACCTCTCCGGCACGGGGCTTGCGATTGGGATACAGCCCCGAATTCAAGTCCCATGAAGAACCTTGCAAGAACGACCCGACGCCTTCTGG from Luteolibacter flavescens encodes:
- a CDS encoding Amuc_1101 family PilM-like pilus complex protein — encoded protein: MADTQSSIALNIGSQRVSMAVFEPSKSGGLVLKAYDSEVILADPATEASRPAQIGYAIGQLTQRLKAGKAKVRYAVSGQSVFTRFVKLPPLGDDDIEQLVTFEAQQHVPFPLSEVVWDYEILESAGEKEVVIVAMKAESLDELNESVTGTGLATAEVDVAPMALYNAFRAAYPGVDEPILLIDIGAKSTDLLYIEGKRFFTRSVNRGGVSITSAISKEYGVSFADAEGHKTHGGLVALGGGHTEQLDETTAALATTIRNALGQLPSEIARTTNYYRSQQGGNAPKRIILAGGGANLPYTKEFFEEKLHLPVEFFNPVGAIAVGKGVDTDKLGREAHLMGELIGLGLRATGKSSVNIDLVPTKVQAARLAEKQKPFFIGAAAALLIGLGAWAGLTTVAASKAKEEASKMTEQKEQLTSIAGPISSEFKKQEQLVALATQFTSSEADRTFWLELIQEIQAGFASDSAWITDFDPVFNYNPLGTADDLKKSKSTVKGEFYTLGYGVSGLEGIKVEAPAPARNAPRNAAPAPEITPTANAIRLRGFWRAGEGNPKGSNLVYELIGRLRKEPLHLRFTVDQIDPKTKKVTVVDLEDSKLVPKLESAPASSDFAAPFEVVIPLSREVPIK
- a CDS encoding Amuc_1100 family pilus-like protein, whose amino-acid sequence is MSWIQENRFAAGLGGITAVAAAGLIFWGIKASGDYSTAKEEYTSAADEVDLMAGGKVYPSEDNLQAKKKAVADYKKSVEDMQAAFEKFRTPTPANVDPAAFSDTLLKAKEVASKAFAEILPTPTEVPAEFFLGMEAYTTSPPERGATGILTYQLEALSELMANLAAATPAKLLNIHRPQLDEEKAGAKPFDAKGKSYRALPVEIAFNGTEASVRKFLSSLDDSKTHYYVVRSIRIVNERQVAPTSADGNFEKTEEAQPDAGAGSSDPFGGAGGFVLPGDDAAAPADDAAPADAAAPAPAAGGDGVILQQVLGSEKLNVFLRIDIIQFLEAPAAAAPKAQS
- a CDS encoding ATP-dependent DNA helicase, which codes for MISTLEGQPMPDAFVEEIALAFSSEGRLSKSRDFEFRREQQQLATAVAQALVEKRCLVAEAGTGVGKSLAYLIPAARYALQTGRKAIISTHTINLQEQLIRKDIPIVRKLLGEELPAVLLKGRQNYLCPARLKRAFEQSGDLFTSTENEELEQIRRWAESTRDGTLSDLEFQPSMKIWLQVCSEPHICTARYCGPRGNCFFQEARKAAADAKLVVVNHTLFFALLDTGDNLEQERPSGFLFPNDFVVLDEAHTLEQVAAVQLGLRVSQAGMRFDLQRLYNPRTKKGVLRPFRKSSVLFAVEEALKAADEFFGDLGHAATFGQYSKEWRVRAPELVPNRAAEPLRKLWQEIDALAADVDSETTKAELLDASRKLREAHGAIGCFLDQSNDDTVHWIERSGRDESLFSLHAAPIHVADRLRSILFGEGKSCIMTSATLGVGDPLLGWFRGRVGAEDVPPLCIGSPFDFERQMKIRIWKNMPEPTSPQYGRALVDAIRAAVEASEGKAFVLFTSYRTMRDAAEKLKAHFEGNGWRLLVQGDGMPRHRMVEEFRRDVHSVLFGTDSFWTGVDVPGETLSNVVVTRLPFAVPDHPLTQSRLEALEAEGGNPFMDYSVPEAILKLRQGVGRLIRTAKDSGLVSILDNRILTKRYGRLFLDALPKAPVEIVQ
- a CDS encoding Amuc_1102 family pilus-like protein, whose amino-acid sequence is MKHRHSLFRRPALAAIAASFAALAFMAAPASAQTKANVGTLVFDDIPSPEVNTGKAKSFRPKDWLEVEVGIKIPAGNAEQKKIGFINQVTVKWYVAMANPDGKGVIKLSKTINHINVPIDEEIFSSVYMSPSAIKRLTGKDKAGKSAVRAVGVEVLVDGVKVGEAAEKEKVGWWNAGSLSDQSDKFPLLNKDETPFSMLWWDRYAEIQKER
- a CDS encoding type I 3-dehydroquinate dehydratase produces the protein MDSLVATTNKEAEEACDLVEIRLDLLENPAARPWAHLAGIPMLFTARRGDEGGAGDLTAAQRSGLLEAVLAEAALVDVELVSAGTGEMAGALEATAGQGVPWVASWHDFEGRADSYGKIPAMAEQAAAAGAACFKAAIRLHEMADLERLAGLLQMKHPLPLSLMGMGPLAPVSRLLCAQYGSVLNYGYIGNAPTAPGQWSARLLKEAVGVSVIGCGG
- a CDS encoding LptF/LptG family permease — protein: MPRFLVPLLLALGGVLLALKIGPTEQAAVQQQLENFPDVQAKAHLMRPVIAVFLCFLPAIGGVLYYAGDTLARYVSRQFVSNFLICILGLLAVWLLTDLGDNIDDLKDSKNVAGFALQLYLARMPEVLVTLLPYSLMLSVLYSLGLLSRSREIVAMIQTGRGLTRLTMPFFVGGVLAALLCAGLNYQWAPAAVGAEKAILRKAKGQDSVAEPNIRYRNHDDRRLWMIGSFPADYQIGAPLQRVTVIQENPNGSIARIISAKTAAWSPLTRDWSFTEPRVAECTTGTSPDGQAPDFTKNPPSDPLVVKGWSEVPAQLIRPGLPAGQLGIPDLNDWLTANPQGTWASRGGHLTQWHYRWAQPVNCIIVVMLAVPLGVVFSRRGAGGGVAVAVFLCAGMLFVSNVCLALGDSSHMKPALAAWLPNAIFGGVAIFLFQRRISGRPIYQTLRKIIPAAA